In a genomic window of Quercus lobata isolate SW786 chromosome 4, ValleyOak3.0 Primary Assembly, whole genome shotgun sequence:
- the LOC115987088 gene encoding protein NRT1/ PTR FAMILY 5.4-like yields the protein MIHNSHKDTKKQVDSAQQKPLIGGWNAAIFIFFVEVAERFAFFGLAANLITYLTNELHQPISTAAKNVNTWAGVSYIVPLFAAFVADSLFGRFNTILLASVIYLVGMILLTLSVSVVPLDYRKAIFFVALYIIAVGEGGHKPCVQTFAADQFEEDSLEDKKVKSSFFNWWFWGIVAGQCSAILVAIYVEDNVGWTAGIGMLAIAMAVALITFLLGIKRYRKQGPIGSPLTTVAQVLVAAVRKWRVKQKFDNCSVCHGDGLLAPGQPKTQTLAHTNQLRCLDKAMIIDNLDAIRTIRDPWRLCSLHQVEEVKLVLRLFPIWLSCLMFAIVISQMNTFFVKQGSTLQRSITPHFIIPPASLQALVGLTILLNMPIYDRVFVPIARKFTGHPSGITVLQRIGTGLFLSIFIMIVSALVEAKRINVVKEYNLLDYPKSIVPMKVWWLLPQYIITGLVEIFTYVGLQELFYAQMPEAMRSLGAAVYLSVTGIGNFISSAIISMVQAISSRYGEEWLGDNINRAHLDYFYWVLAGLSALNLCIYVCIAMRFVYKKVEEDDVPGEKESGAINGYVDGEII from the exons ATGATTCATAATAGCCATAAAGATACCAAGAAGCAGGTCGACTCTGCACAACAAAAGCCCCTCATTGGTGGTTGGAACGCTGCCATATTCATCTTTT TTGTTGAAGTAGCAGAGCGATTTGCTTTCTTTGGCTTGGCTGCAAACCTCATCACATACCTCACAAATGAACTTcaccagcctatctccacagcggCTAAGAATGTCAACACTTGGGCTGGCGTATCCTATATCGTCCCTTTGTTTGCAGCCTTTGTTGCCGATTCATTGTTCGGTCGGTTCAACACAATCCTTTTGGCTTCAGTCATTTATCTTGTG GGAATGATTTTGTTAACATTGTCGGTCTCAGTAGTTCCATTGGATTATCGTAAAGCAATATTCTTTGTAGCACTTTACATAATAGCAGTCGGGGAAGGTGGGCACAAACCATGTGTCCAAACCTTTGCAGCAGACCAATTTGAGGAGGATTCACTTGAGGATAAGAAGGTCAAGAGCTCATTCTTTAACTGGTGGTTCTGGGGAATAGTGGCTGGCCAATGTTCTGCTATTTTGGTAGCGATATACGTGgag GATAATGTTGGCTGGACTGCAGGAATAGGAATGTTGGCAATAGCAATGGCAGTGGCATTGATAACGTTCTTGCTAGGAATTAAGAGGTACCGTAAGCAAGGCCCCATAGGGAGCCCCTTAACTACAGTGGCACAGGTACTAGTGGCAGCCGTGAGGAAGTGGCGCGTGAAGCAGAAGTTTGACAATTGTAGTGTTTGTCATGGAGATGGGCTCCTTGCACCGGGTCAACCTAAGACTCAGACTTTGGCCCATACAAATCAGCTGAG ATGTTTGGACAAGGCAATGATTATTGATAACCTTGACGCCATTAGAACAATTCGGGATCCTTGGAGGCTATGCTCTTTACATCAAGTGGAAGAAGTGAAGCTTGTTCTACGCCTTTTTCCCATATGGTTGAGTTGCTTAATGTTCGCCATAGTCATATCCCAAATGAATACCTTCTTTGTAAAGCAAGGTAGTACATTGCAGCGATCCATTACACCCCATTTTATCATTCCCCCTGCTTCACTTCAAGCCCTTGTTGGCCTCACAATCCTACTCAATATGCCCATCTATGACCGAGTTTTTGTCCCCATTGCTAGAAAATTCACGGGACACCCATCTGGCATAACTGTGCTACAAAGGATAGGCACTGGTCTATTTCTCTCTATATTTATCATGATTGTCTCAGCTCTAGTAGAGGCCAAAAGGATCAATGTTGTAAAAGAGTATAACCTATTAGACTATCCTAAATCAATTGTACCAATGAAAGTATGGTGGCTACTACCACAATATATAATTACTGGTTTGGTTGAGATATTCACATATGTTGGGCTCCAAGAGCTGTTTTATGCTCAAATGCCAGAGGCAATGAGAAGCTTAGGAGCAGCAGTATACCTTAGTGTTACCGGAATTGGAAATTTCATTAGTAGTGCAATTATTTCTATGGTTCAGGCAATTAGTTCAAGGTATGGTGAAGAATGGCTTGGTGACAATATCAACCGTGCCCATCTTGATTACTTCTATTGGGTGTTGGCTGGGTTAAGTGCCTTGAATTtgtgtatttatgtatgtatcGCTATGCGTTTTGTGTACAAAAAAGTTGAAGAGGATGACGTTCCAGGTGAAAAAGAGTCAGGCGCCATCAACGGGTACGTGGATGGGGAGATAATATGA